From the Fulvia fulva chromosome 2, complete sequence genome, one window contains:
- a CDS encoding Tripeptidyl-peptidase SED2 — translation MLVTHLLCAIGTITTAYALPQNVRSDYAVKERHNVPKAWTKVGEASKSDMVHLQIGLKQQNEGVVEEHLLQVSDPSHSRYGQHLTADEIKKIITPSDETQDLVKAWLDEHGISNGVHSPSKDFIHVVLPIGKVEHLLDTAYSTYQHEDGETISRAAEWSLPKHLHEHIDVIQPTTSFFRAKPQIIGGPDLKGDTHPMSWWKKYSKQHFGRETGGQSSTGSGGAGPISQVCNVNYTTPDCIRTLYGTYDYVPQVPDKSKVAHTNYLNESSNRNDIHLTLENFRPEAAQAAYEFENVIIANAQDNQVYTPAIVAAGTNIEANLDSINILSVSWPLNFTVFSTGGSPPFMPDLVAPTNTNEPYLTWLDYVLGEQDLPQVISTSYGDDEQTVPESYAKRVCAGFATLGARGISVLFSSGDSGVGPGGKCFSNDGKNTTQFLPAFPAGCPWVTAVGGTKDFQPEVAVSRFASGAGFSNYFSAPSYQQSTVNAYIKSLNGLHDGLYNKAGRGYPDVAAQSNRDTIVYNGNITTIGGTSASSPTFAAIVALVNDALLAEGKPVLGFLNPWIYGGGYKALTDVVSGSSYGCNTTGFPAQAGWDAVTGFGTPNFPKLVEAAFEKYGGHGGYGGPKGYGGGGD, via the exons ATGCTTGTTACGCATCTCTTGTGTGCCATTGGCACTATCACTACCGCGTATGCCCTTCCCCAGAATGTTCGCTCCGATTATGCAGTCAAGGAGCGACACAATGTGCCGAAAGCATGGACAAAAGTTGGTGAGGCATCGAAGTCGGACATGGTCCATCTCCAGATTGGTCTGAAGCAGCAGAATGAGGGTGTGGTTGAAGAGCACCTCTTGCAG GTGTCTGACCCAAGTCACTCCCGCTATGGCCAGCACTTGACAGCCGACGAGATCAAGAAGATTATCACACCCTCCGACGAGACGCAGGACCTGGTGAAGGCGTGGCTCGACGAGCATGGAATCTCCAATGGAGTCCACAGCCCTTCGAAGGACTTCATCCACGTGGTGCTCCCAATCGGGAAAGTAGAGCACCTCCTCGACACAGCATACTCTACCTACCAGCACGAAGATGGCGAGACTATCTCCAGAGCTGCAGAGTGGTCACTGCCAAAGCACCTTCACGAGCACATCGATGTCATCCAGCCCACCACCTCCTTCTTCCGTGCCAAGCCACAAATCATCGGAGGCCCTGACCTCAAGGGCGACACACACCCAATGTCCTGGTGGAAGAAGTACTCCAAGCAACACTTCGGCCGCGAGACCGGCGGCCAGTCTAGCACTGGATCCGGAGGCGCTGGCCCAATCTCCCAAGTCTGTAATGTTAACTACACGACCCCAGACTGCATTCGCACACTCTACGGCACCTACGACTACGTCCCACAAGTCCCCGACAAGAGCAAGGTCGCCCACACAAACTACCTCAATGAGTCCTCGAACCGCAACGACATCCACCTGACGCTTGAGAACTTCCGCCCAGAAGCTGCTCAGGCGGCGTACGAGTTCGAGAATGTCATTATCGCCAATGCTCAGGACAACCAGGTGTACACACCAGCGATCGTTGCAGCAGGGACCAACATCGAAGCGAACCTGGACTCGATCAACATTTTGTCTGTGTCTTGGCCGCTGAACTTTACTGTCTTCTCTACTGGTGGAAGTCCGCCATTCATGCCGGATTTGGTTGCTCCGACTAATACAAACG AACCATACCTTACTTGGCTGGACTACGTACTAGGTGAACAGGATCTTCCTCAGGTCATCAGCACTTCGTATGGAGACGACGAGCAGACTGTACCCGAATCATACGCAAAGCGTGTCTGTGCTGGCTTTG CAACACTCGGCGCCCGCGGCATCTCCGTCCTCTTCTCCTCCGGCGACAGCGGCGTAGGCCCTGGCGGTAAATGCTTCTCCAACGACGGCAAAAACACCACGCAATTCCTCCCGGCCTTCCCCGCCGGCTGCCCCTGGGTCACCGCCGTCGGCGGCACAAAAGATTTCCAACCGGAAGTAGCAGTCTCCCGCTTCGCCTCGGGCGCCGGCTTCTCCAACTACTTCTCAGCCCCGTCCTACCAACAATCCACCGTAAACGCCTACATCAAGAGCCTCAACGGGCTCCACGACGGTCTCTACAACAAGGCCGGACGCGGATACCCTGATGTCGCGGCGCAGAGTAATAGGGACACGATTGTTTATAATGGGAATATCACGACGATTGGCGGCACAAGTGCGTCGTCTCCGACATTTGCGGCGATTGTGGCGTTGGTGAATGATGCGTTGTTGGCTGAGGGAAAGCCCGTGTTGGGGTTCTTGAATCCGTGGATTTATGGCGGTGGGTATAAGGCGCTGACGGATGTGGTGAGTGGGAGCAGTTATGGATGTAATACGACGGGGTTCCCGGCGCAGGCTGGGTGGGATGCTGTTACGGGTTTTGGGACGCCGAATTTCCCGAAGCTGGTTGAGGCGGCGTTTGAGAAGTATGGTGGACATGGAGGGTATGGAGGTCCGAAGGGGtatggtggtggtggtgattGA